tgttaaatttaattaaaatgtaaatGAAAGATAGTCGCAAACTTTAGCTTATTGTTAATCAAGTCATCTCTAAAACTTTAAGATTCaaagctaattaaaatatatattaaaagactATTATTCTATGGAACATGATACAGTCTTTCTTCATCATTTATATCAAGTTTCCACTTTATTGTGttccattatatatataattattcacTACAAATTAAACTAGCCTCTAACAATTTATCAAACATGCTTGCTTACACTTTGCATAGCTctcaagaaattaatttcCTGTAGATTCTTGCAGTTTTAGCAACTTGTTGAAGCGATACCACTAATTTATAACTTTACAAGTTGTTAAAACCCCTGATGTTTTGGGTGAGAAAGCTTAGACatataaatttgttttttaattagcCATAAACAAATTAGGTAATAAATTACAATATATGATGACTTTGATAGAGTGACTGCTGCAGTGGCCAATTCTCTTTTGTCTGGAACTTACAACCTAGGACCACCTACCGCCATTTTGGGTTTTATTTTTGGACTATTACATTAAAGTGACAGGTTTAATAAGAACTTGTGAGTTGGAAAATACCTTTGTTTAATACAATTATGCAATATATTCTTCCTTTTTATCTGTGTTTCCTTTTGTAAAACATAAACTTATTATAAAGGCTATTCTTATAGGTCAGAAAGCTTGAAGCTCCTCttaggaaagaagaaaaacaaaaacaacaacaatacCATAATTTGATTTGGGTAACATCCTATTTCCCATATAAAGtcatattatttaacaaaagtGCACCCAAACCACTATATCCTtaacatttataattatttagaggGGTTAACTAGGAAAGATTATCCTTTGGCAATAAAAGAAGAACCAAGATAGATTATCCAAACCATATTGCTATAATATGACTTATCCACCTCCCACTAAAACTCAATAATTGGCTACTCTTATTGTATccaacaaaaggaaaaaaaattggtTACTCTTAAGGAACAAACAAAAGTCAAGGAAGTTATTGATGGAAGCAATTGGcaaatttcctttttcatgaaaagaaaataatgaatcattcgtttatttaaagaataatataatgaAGATGTATAAAAACATATACTGGCTTAAATCACTATAGTTTGCTTCAAATAATCTTGAattgttttaataaatttaaacttattatatatttttaaagtaatcTTACCTTATTGTCAGGACATAGTTAATTTAGTGGAATACTTTTTAATTCAtcatattttatcataattaaaattttttagtagATTTAATATGacgataaatatatatttttaaatttctcttttaatttataatttttatttatttttttattcacatgattatataataatgtaattatttttttattcacatggaatatatgataatataattatttccttatattcaCCGGTGAAAAGTAAAAATTCCAGCTTAATTCTGTAGCAAACGATCTTCTTATTTGAgctattcattttttaatttaaatgcaAATTATGCGTAAAAATGAGGGTATTTTCGTAACATTTCATTATAAAACGGCAGTTTATATATCACGACCTCACTCCACTGTCACTAACGTCTAATTTCTTGCTCAGCTCAATTCATTTCCAGGGGAGTGAATAtccaagagaaaggaaaagaaagaacattctgtaaaaaaaatgaagaaaaacaagaatatACCTCGTCTATTCTTCATCTTTGTTATGATAGCTGCCTTCACTATGTTTACCATGATTTCAGTAGACGCAAGAAAGCATCATCACAACAAGAAAAGCAAATCCCACAAGCACATCAAGGATAGGAGTGGCAATGGCAACAATGCTCCAGATTCAGCTACTGTTCCAAGCCCAGCACCAGCTCCTCTTCCTCACTATGGTTACTCTTATCCTACCCAATCCAATATTTTTGATGTTCTGTCATTTGGAGCCAAAGGTGATGGAGTATCTGATGACTCTAAGGTACTACAATTCATGCTCTTTGATCTGCACAGCTTAGCTttccactttttcttttcttttccttcttgttAAGTGAGCTCGACTGATGCAAACTTGTAACCTCTGTATAATAATATTCCGGGATACGATTCCAGTTCTTTTTGAGCTTTGCTCATTAGTGAATTCCACAATTtggtttaaaaaattagagcaaGTATTTCTTAGCTATTAATATGAATTCctggaaaatggaaacaaacAGGCACTTCTAGCTGCATGGAAAGCAGCTTGCAAGGTACCTGGAGCTACAGTAGAAATACCAGCAGAATTCAAGTTTCTTATCAAGCCTATTACTCTTCAAGGTCCATGTATGCCTCACCTTGTTCTTCAGGTTTGTTtgatttctcttcttttttcagCTGATTTTTCTGACACCTTACTAGCTATATCTAGCATTTTTTAgtaaaagaaatgagaaaggCAAAGAAGTATATTCTTTgtccctcttttttttttttgattatttatatatcaaggtcatgttttaaataatatatctttACAGTTAATTGCTTTACACTCCAAGCTGATGTAATGTAAGTGGAATACCATGCCAACAGATTGATGGAACTGTCTTAGCTCCTCCAGAAGTAGGCTCTTGGCCTAAATCCAGCCTGTTTCAGTGGTTCAACTTCAAATGGGTCCATGACTTCACAATTCAAGGCACTGGCTCTGTCAATGGCCAAGGATTTTATTGGTGGACTCCCTCTAACGTCTATTTTATTCAGGTTTGCAAATCATCTATTCCCATCTTTCAAACattgggaaaaagaaaaaagagaagaaaaagaaatttccaaGAATTACCAGCTAATTTACCCTTCTGTGATTTATTTCTGCAGAAGAGATTCAAGCATATTCCTGACATGAAACCAACGGTAGgatttcttcaattttaattttcagtgacaattcttctttatttctttttcagatgactatattttaaatttgatgaaTTTCCTGTGCTTGCAGGCTTTGAGATTCTATGCTAGTTATAATGTTACAGTTCGTAATATTGAAATCATAAACAGCCCTCAATGCCATCTCAAATTCGATAACTCTAAAGGGATAAAGGTCAATAACATCACAATTTCCTCGCCAGAGAATAGTCCAAATACTGATGGTATTCACTTGCAAAATACACAAGATGTAGAAATTCAGCATTCTAATATTGGAACTGGTAAGAACGAACACATGcccaaaatttaattagaggACTATTTTCAATCTTATGTAGATAAGTTATGAATATTTTACATAAAAGGATGCCACAGTAAGTGGCTAACATTCAATGAGTGAATCCTATAGTTTGAGTTGGGTGGGCAGATAATGCATGGCATGTTAGAATtgcaaagaaaaagtaatCTGTTGCTTCCACATACAAAAAGGCAAAGGAAAAAAGGTTATCTGTTTGTGGGAAATATGCTGTGCAGAGAATTTTAAAACGGTATATAACTGTCACTAAACTAACTTTTGAGACTAGCATGCATGAACAAAAAGAACCAATTCAACTAGCTTTTCAGTTTGGTATGATATGGCccttgttttaattattaacaagGTAGACTTgcacatataaataaataaatagatatacTCCATTGTTTTCagatactaattatattatgaTCACTTTTGACAGGAGATGACTGTATATCCATACAAACTGGTTGCTCTAATATCCATGTTCATCATATTAACTGTGGTCCAGGACATGGTATAAGGTAAATGTtcattatatagaaaaatccAGGGTAAAGAATTTCTTCATGGTACTCTTATCTAatatgtggtatatttgtatattttctctattttattaattgattaattgcCATTAAcgtcaaactttatttttaaaaaccaTACATTCAAACGTCTGATTAAGTGAATATGAAAGTTGTTTAACACTAGAATTTTACATGGAATGAAATTAATACACTAATATGACAAAAACTAACTTGTAATGCCCTGGCCATAATGTACAATCAAAAAGACAATCTAAAGTTGTACTGACTTCGTATGTGcaatttttcttctcttgtaATTGCAGCTTAGGAGGACTAGGGAAAGATAAAAGTGTGGCATGTGTCTCCAATATTGTTGTGGAGAAAATCTCACTGCATAATACCTTAGCTGGAGCTAGAATTAAGACATGGCAGGTTGTTATTTCTTATGTTAGAGTCTACTTATCTTAATTAATTGACTATGTATGTACAACCCTTTTCATTCATTCTTGATCTGCTTTATTATGTCTTGCAGGGAGGCCTGGGATCGGTAAAGAATGTATCATTTTCCAATATCCAAGTATCAGATGTTAAGTATCCTATAATAATTGATCAGTTTTATTGTGACAAGCATATCTGCAAGAACCAAACAGAAGCTGTGGCCATATCTGGTGTTAAATTTGATCAAATAATTGGAAGTTACATAACACAGCCTATTCATTTAGCGTGTAGCAAAGACGTGCCCTGTATAGATGTTGACCTAATTGACATTCAGTTGAAACCTTCTCCAGGATACCGAAGTTTTCGACAGGCTTTATGTTGGAATTCATATGGGAAATCACAGGCACCCCTTGTTCCTTCAAGCATAGACTATTGCCTAAAGAGGGATAGTGGCTGGATCAAGAGAGTAGCAAGGTCACATGAGAATTTATGCTAGCTACTCAACACTCATAAATTTGTAGCAtcttttatccttttcttGTATTTGTTTCCCTTAGATGCTTCCCttctgcaatttttttttttttaaatgtggGAAGGTGATGAATTGtagatttttgttttcttctatgTTATTTAGTTGTTATTGTTTTAGTGAGACTTGGGATTcgagagaaataaattaatctttttttaaaaggaagtttttggatatttttaaaatattataagttaCGAAATCTTTTAACTAGTAACGGTGCATATCTCcatctatatattaaatttatatataattaatacatatttattaattttgaataataaaatatgttaacacatttaaaaatacattacaTTTCAAATATcttcaaaaaaaattctcaaagAAATGGGACAACTTTTTATGATACTACAGTCACTGAATTAATGAAGCACTCAATTTGGATACAAATAGTTTCTCCGACTGTGACCATTAAAACTAAACAAACATGAGCGGcctgtaataataaaaaaagaaaaagtcacAAAAACTTATGATTCCCAAGAACAGGAAAAGGAAAGATACTTCTACAACATTCTACAATGCATAGAGTATATAATATCTTTATTCTGAAAAAGAGGCACGTAAAGATTTCTGCAATGCCAGATTAATCTTAGTTTATGTTAAAAGAACTAAAGATAGCAGTAAAAACCACATCAGATATCCAACCATAGAATACTTTTCTTGTACTTATAGGATTCCATATTCTCTTGCAACAATTAAAGTTGTACTAACTCTTAGGCAATTTGCACCAAAAGATAGGCTATTTTATCATTAAGCAGCCAGAAATATCCCCCTTTCTTAGTCATTCTACTAATTATTATACATTTATTCCATCATGGCTGATGTAAAGAGAGTTAAAAGGAACAAAGAAAGCTCAAAGTGTAGGAGAGTGGGAAGCCAGAGGTAGGGTTGTGGCAAGCACAAATCCTTCATTCCTtgcaggaaaaagaaaaaaaacgtTTAATTTCAGTCTTTATGGTCAAATTATGCAGAAAGAATGGTGAATATGACATGGGACCAACCCACCCTACACTATCTTTTTGTTGTTTGGAAAATTCATAAGATGacaaaaattaacttaattaaattaatggaCCATTTCCATGGAAAAGAATGGATGCATGTTTTTAATCTATTTCAACggttaattcttttttttttttaaaagaaagttaACATAATCTCATTTAAAGTACTGTCATGACTTAGTCACATTTCAACTGTGaaactaattcttttttctgctaattctaataaatccacttcaaaatcttaaaattttagaatatattaTGAGAGATTggaattatatatgtatttgtACGTCCACTAACACGTAAGAATTTTGACATATAGATATTATATTGATGtgtaatttctatatttttaaaaatatttatacaaattgtgatattaatatattaatttataattaaataagtcTAATCCTAAAATGGAATAtcttgattaataaataagtttctaattagaaaataattgtagactaaaaaatattacttatattatcagtttatataaatataactaatatgctaattaataaattaataaggttttattatcttatgtaattaaattattatatgtttttaatttaatttttgctatattttatagactaaaataatttttaaataaaaaattcaatttaaatttaacgAATTGAAATACGGTaactgaaaagaaatatattacttttaaatcgatagttttttaaagaatttagtttcaaaacttaatatttttaatatcttgtACCAATTATTAGATAGTAGAAGTATTAAATTACTCCTTTAAAAGGCCATTGGCTTCATGAAATTAGGAAGGATTGCAATAGTGGACCAAAAAAACTTAACTAGCTGGCTTTTATCAAAAGAAGGTGGCGTCTGTAATAATATACAGGCTCTTTCTAGTATCCCATTTTGTCCTATACTTTTCTCCCCCTTTCAGAAATGACCTCAAATTCTTCCAACTCTAACTTTCTAGTGAtgcatatatttatgtatttcatGTTACACCTAGTTCGTCTATGGCCCAGTTCCCTGTTTTGAGCAAGTAATTTCATGGTGGTGGCGGTTGTTGGAAGAGCAATGCGTGCACCGTCCAAGAGTCGGCAGACCTTTTGTGAATCTTCGTCCCAGGTCccccttttctttaataagaaaaaaatgaattattgcAAATATAAAGGCaacataaaatcaattaacCTGTGTAAAGgctaatatatatacaaaggCTTATTAAATTCTCAGTATTGGAGCAATGACAGACTCGCAGCCATTACTATATCAAAAGTAGTACATTAtgtaatctattttttttaatctccTCATAATAGAATTAACTAATGATAATATTGCTTCTGAGAACTTTTTCCAAGAACAATCTTGTTTTCTTCTTATCCTTTTCAGGAAGAAGTTAAGTTAGGAATCAAAAGGTACTATTTATCATTGCTGTTCTTTCTTTgctatcattttaatttttagttactGTATATATTTGCTCTTTGattaatgatttctttattgaTTAATGGGGGTCGCATCAAGTAAATTGTTCTTTATCTAATCCTAGATTCAGTATTGTTGTTAATTTCTTGCTTTGATGAACACAGACCTTAGATTGAATTTTACCaatgactttttaaaaaagaatgcTAATGGGAGATtgtagatttttttaatttcactGGATTCTTTATGGTAACGTGGATCGAGGTTGATGAGTTCTTTTTATACGAGGTTAAAAATAGTTCctgaatttattatatataaattattttgcaACGCAAAAAAACTTACTAATATAGATTTAAATATGTATCTGGTCAGTGAGTCAAACGTGAGAATAGAGCGAAGGCCCTCCTTTGCATTTAGagatgtttcttttattgtgattttgtgGTTTTGAAGTTCTCAGGCAGCACTACTtgaaatttagtttaaatggtaagaatgtttatttttgtgagattaaattctttagtttaaatttatatttttatataaagagtGATCTATTGTCTTTACAGCCAGTGTAAagagataattattttcttctgtGTAGCTTGCTACTCATcggatttttataaatttttttaaaaaaaaagatgaaaagcTTTTCCTTTTACTGTCAAAGAGAAGTGAGTTTTTAAAACTATTTGGTGGATagttttttttcatatatatataagatgaGTTGAAAACTTTTATCTTTACAgcctaaaattatttttttaagatctaaaatttaaaaattgtatttatacatttttttaattgtattatgatatttttttaatattttttattattttcttaatgaaattataGCAGCAccatatttattcttcatcCTTTGTTCATAttcacttttttattataaaaaagcTTCAAATAGCTGCTATAAGTACAAAATTACTATTCTTTTTGGCACACTTAAGTgatcttttacttttattttaattatatctgtatgtatttttaactgcattttgttatattttatgtatatatattaaaacacGCATCTTCATGTCATTAAAACACACTAACtgctataaaaaatatataatatcattcaATTCATGGCTGATTTCACAATGATGCaagttaaattatatcattttagtatcttttatatatactttttcttttaaaataaaaggagtcttt
The sequence above is drawn from the Ricinus communis isolate WT05 ecotype wild-type chromosome 7, ASM1957865v1, whole genome shotgun sequence genome and encodes:
- the LOC8273476 gene encoding polygalacturonase At1g48100; this encodes MKKNKNIPRLFFIFVMIAAFTMFTMISVDARKHHHNKKSKSHKHIKDRSGNGNNAPDSATVPSPAPAPLPHYGYSYPTQSNIFDVLSFGAKGDGVSDDSKALLAAWKAACKVPGATVEIPAEFKFLIKPITLQGPCMPHLVLQIDGTVLAPPEVGSWPKSSLFQWFNFKWVHDFTIQGTGSVNGQGFYWWTPSNVYFIQKRFKHIPDMKPTALRFYASYNVTVRNIEIINSPQCHLKFDNSKGIKVNNITISSPENSPNTDGIHLQNTQDVEIQHSNIGTGDDCISIQTGCSNIHVHHINCGPGHGISLGGLGKDKSVACVSNIVVEKISLHNTLAGARIKTWQGGLGSVKNVSFSNIQVSDVKYPIIIDQFYCDKHICKNQTEAVAISGVKFDQIIGSYITQPIHLACSKDVPCIDVDLIDIQLKPSPGYRSFRQALCWNSYGKSQAPLVPSSIDYCLKRDSGWIKRVARSHENLC